In a single window of the Hypomesus transpacificus isolate Combined female unplaced genomic scaffold, fHypTra1 scaffold_199, whole genome shotgun sequence genome:
- the muc3a gene encoding mucin-3A, translating to MEVDEPFIPEFEDKESTEYKNFVEDFTTDMKIYYITRIQNFKSVNVINLSRPATRRRRSATQDGLSDKIEDRALNYVRMENNGVRVEHNVVLEVNNSAQAETEFNTLFEQVQTAVKDVKTCSDVTPATLGCPGFNITSTEQPKKEDLDLTAVCKSSVSNPDHAEHYLGVNMSGILKCVNKCDPGHPDPFTCDNDGTCAVSAAEGAQCSCLHTGSTWYMGSKCNHPINKIGFYVGMSVTGLVLVVLVGVLTAYLLLTKQRQRRNKDVKEQIVNDWLEDDFEWPPPQRPAGPFEGANNTTFEEEVNVYQQPGRSLTSDNSQQRARYPGSSSSAQPPLIPHNFNNQPIKIQRPQIKTTSEV from the exons ATGGAAGTAGATGAGCCTTTTATACCAGAGTTCGAAGATAAGGAATCTACAGAATACAAGAACTTTGTTGAAGATTTCACTACAGAT ATGAAGATATATTACATTACGAGGATTCAAAACTTCAAATCAGTGAATGTCATCAATTTAAG CCGTCCGGCAACCAGACGCAGAAGATCTGCGACACAAGACGGCCTGTCGGACAAG ATTGAAGATAGGGCCTTAAACTATGTCAGGATGGAAAACAACGG TGTAAGAGTCGAACACAACGTTGTTTTGGAGGTTAACAATTCCGCACAGGCAGAGACTGAATTCAACACTTTATTTGAGCAAGTTCAGACTGCAGTAAAAGATGTCAAAACCTGTTCTGATGTCACGCCAG CCACTCTAGGTTGTCCTGGGTTCAACATAACCAGTacagaacaaccaaaaaaagaaGATTTGGATCTAACAG CTGTGTGTAAAAGCTCTGTCTCAAACCCGGACCATGCAGAACACTACCTTGGCGTCAACATGAGCGGCATACTGAAGTGTGTGAATAAGTGCGATCCTGGACACCCTGATCCCTTCACATGTGACAACGACGGCACCTGTGCTGTCTCAGCGGCTGAAGGAGCCCAGTGCTC ATGTCTCCACACAGGATCCACTTGGTACATGGGCTCCAAGTGTAACCACCCCATCAACAAGATTGGCTTCTACGTGGGGATGAGTGTGACAGGCttggtgctggtggtgctggtgggggtCCTGACTGCCTACCTGCTGCTCACcaagcagagacagaggag AAACAAGGACGTCAAGGAGCAGATAGTGAATGATTGGCTTGAAGATGACTTCGAGTGGCCCCCACCTCAACGACCAGCAGGGCCCTTCGAAG GGGCTAATAACACGACGTTCGAGGAAGAGGTGAACGTGTACCAGCAGCCTGGCAGGTCCCTTACGTCGGACAACTCTCAGCAGCGTGCCCGCTACCCAGGATCCTCCAGCTCCGCTCAGCCTCCGCTCATTCCCCACAACTTTAACAACCAGCCG ATCAAGATTCAAAGACCTCAGATCAAAACAACATCTGAAGTGTAA
- the snapc2 gene encoding snRNA-activating protein complex subunit 2, whose translation MKPPSRVRAKPDRYSHRKKIDLKKHRKKRLICGSWKRTEQRNLLIGLRKQSKCTGGTGNINFKALNQKIPQRTIQELETMVETLKSHAVTVTVQQLSRQRRIALAARVPIEVWSQLAEDAAGSVVDPVTSAFSQMMFLCSTEPRSLRNSDPPRSDHCEAQVPSDARTIPFRPMPMPNPARVTLPTPPKTQARRMAGQPPSPSPSPANPSGGQPPSASPLVGSTCSSTNWGATSTVSTSGIASTSEPGPSATSTTVTPARLLSSSPESGCGRLQSNSPASILPLGQAGGSSTTSASLRDSAEQSSPLLASSSTSSSFNTTTTSSSSTSTTSSSSTSPSSSTTTSSSSTTPSSSNTTTSSSTRFGRTSKFAQKDSPRTMGLRCIVDFEKIYSYLSQVHKVKQEHCLTPMESAVVLDLLLSLPEELPLLDCVRLEQHMIQAHASLTSPVDLCEARSKMAAREAQDGGGAEPVGVFHQAQVSGGREAGIGPLPDGQVRDGLQPTNQGEAAVATEAPGYLVPPRSVAMDAAQLQRATAGRDGHPDGQSLASQNASCQSKSSSRCQEEVTNGTATVCPLNPFMVPLQLLARRQTQ comes from the exons ATGAAGCCGCCTTCCCGCGTTCGAGCTAAACCGGATCGGTAttcacacagaaaaaaaatagATCTGAAAAAGCATCGGAAGAAGAGATTGATTTGTGGATCATGGAAACGAACGGAGCAGCGTAACCTCTTGATAGGTCTTCGTAAGCAGAGCAAGTGCACCGGAGGCACCGGTAACATCAACTTCAAAGCACTGAATCAAAAGATTCCCCAGCGCACTATCCAAGAG ttagAGACCATGGTGGAGACCCTGAAGAGCCACGCGGTGACGGTGACGGTGCAGCAGCTGAGCCGCCAGCGGAGGATAGCGTTGGCGGCCAGGGTGCCCATCGAGGTGTGGAGCCAGCTGGCCGAGGACGCGGCTGGATCCGTGGTCGACCCCGTCACCTCTGCGTTCTCCCAG ATGATGTTCCTCTGCTCCACGGAGCCCCGAAGCCTCagaaactctgaccctccccgCAGCGACCACTGCGAGGCTCAGGTCCCCTCCGACGCGCGCACCATCCCTTTCAGACCCATGCCCATGCCCAACCCCGCCCGGgtcaccctccccaccccacccaagaCACAAGCCAGAAGGATGGCCGGCCAGCCTCCGtcaccctccccatcccccGCCAACCCCTCGGGGGGGCAACCCCCTTCTGCCTCCCCGTTGGTCGGTTCCACCTGTAGCTCGACCAATTGGGGAGCCACCTCGACTGTTTCCACTTCCGGGATCGCCAGCACCAGTGAGCCTGGCCCGTCTGCCACATCGACCACTGTGACTCCAGCAAGGCTTCTCTCTAGTTCCCCGGAGTCGGGATGTGGAAGACTGCAGTCGAACTCTCCCGCTTCCATCCTTCCCCTCGGTCAAGCTGGAGGATCCAGCacaacctcagcctccctcagggACTCAGCTGAACAATCCTCTCCCCTGTTGgcttcttcctccacctcttcctccttcaaCACCACcactacctcctcctccagtacctccactacctcctcctcctct accagcccctcctcctccacgaccacttcctcctcctccaccaccccctcctcctctaacaCCACCACATCTTCCTCCACCAGGTTTGGGCGGACCAGTAAGTTCGCCCAGAAGGACTCTCCCAGAACCATGGGTTTGCGTTGCATTGTGGACTTTGAGAAAATCTACTCGTACCTCAGCCAAGTCCACAAAGTCAAGCAGGAGCACTGCCTCACCCCTATGG AGAGCGCTGTTGTGCTcgatctcctgctctctctacctgaggagctccccctgctggactGTGTTAGATTGGAGCAGCACATGATCCAG GCACACGCCAGCCTCACGTCTCCCGTGGACCTCTGCGAGGCCAGATCCAAAATGGCCGCCCGGGAGGCACAAGATGGCGGAGGGGCAGAGCCAGTGGGGGTCTTTCACCAGGCCCAGGTGAGCGGGGGAAGGGAGGCAGGCATTGGTCCTCTTCCAGATGGCCAGGTCAGAGACGGGTTGCAGCCCACCAATCAGGGAGAGGCTGCCGTGGCAACGGAGGCCCCCGGCTACCTGGTCCCTCCTCGTTCTGTTGCGATGGATGCTGCCCAACTGCAGAGGGCGACCGCTGGCCGTGATGGACACCCTGATGGCCAATCGCTCGCGTCTCAGAACGCTTCCTGCCAATCGAAGAGCAGCAGCAGATGCCAGGAGGAGGTGACCAATGGGACGGCGACGGTGTGCCCTCTTAACCCTTTCATGGTGCCGTTACAGCTGTTGGCACGACGACAGACCCAGTAG